The following coding sequences lie in one Streptomyces xiamenensis genomic window:
- a CDS encoding GNAT family N-acetyltransferase has product MIRYTDDIAEVDEHMLSGFFVGWPRSPSPAQHLAVLRGSFRAVVAIDDAAGRAAGFVNMISDGVLTASIPWLEVLPAYQGQGIGTELTRRVLAGTQEFYSVDLLCDAPLLPYYARFGMTAVPGAALRHPGALRGPTG; this is encoded by the coding sequence GTGATCCGCTACACCGATGACATCGCCGAGGTCGACGAGCACATGCTGTCGGGCTTCTTCGTCGGCTGGCCGCGCTCCCCCTCGCCCGCGCAGCACCTCGCCGTCCTGCGCGGGAGCTTCCGCGCGGTGGTGGCGATCGACGACGCGGCGGGCCGGGCCGCCGGCTTCGTCAACATGATCAGTGATGGTGTCCTGACAGCCTCCATCCCGTGGCTGGAGGTCCTGCCCGCCTACCAGGGCCAGGGGATCGGAACCGAACTGACGCGCCGCGTCCTGGCGGGAACGCAAGAGTTCTACTCGGTGGATCTCCTGTGTGACGCACCCCTGTTGCCGTACTACGCGCGCTTCGGCATGACCGCCGTACCCGGAGCGGCCCTGCGCCATCCCGGCGCGCTGCGAGGCCCGACCGGCTGA
- a CDS encoding RICIN domain-containing protein, which translates to MNSPLRTRKLAAALGVVSLATGTLVAAGPATATAADYTITPDPSYQGQEFEGWGTSLVWFANATGDYPDEIRERLAELLFGDEGLALNIARYNVGGGNAPDVTDYLRAGGAVEGWWQAPEGTTREDTDWWQADNPDHWNEDADATQRWWVERIKDDIDHWEAFSNSPPWFQTVSGYVSGGFNATDEQLRPDRVDDFAAYLVGAVDRLEAAHGIEFATIDPFNEPNTNYWSTRLGADGEPVGGRQEGAHIGPQAQQDVIRALAARLAQQGTGTDAVISAMDETNPTTFARNWESYPAEVRALVEQLNVHTYGTGGRTTVRDIAKGEDKPLWMSEVEGDWGNGQDFEAMAPGLGLAERITSDLRELEPTAWVFWQPVEDYDNMKPGGESELGGNWGSIQLPFDCTAGDTLESCPIYTNQKFNTARNFTHYIKPGDHLIGTSDTGSVAALSAEGDAATVVHTNQSAQERTVTLDLSKFKKTARDATVTPVVTSADGALVTGDAVRVRDGRAVLTVPAESVTTFLIDGVSGVAKDAALVQPGHTYQLTGVQSGRALTVADDGTGAVISTAVAGDRDQIWTLSPYTKGHDNRQQYTLGTRSGNQRLAVRDGAAVLEKDRGRPDEGARWILSTTGDGTYTLVNAATGRLLEVGGQATHEGAPVTVWTPNSGANQRWTITDLKR; encoded by the coding sequence ATGAACAGCCCACTCCGCACGAGGAAGCTGGCCGCCGCACTGGGTGTGGTGAGTCTGGCCACCGGCACGCTGGTCGCCGCAGGACCGGCCACCGCGACCGCCGCCGACTACACCATCACCCCCGATCCCTCCTACCAGGGCCAGGAGTTCGAGGGCTGGGGCACGAGCCTGGTGTGGTTCGCCAACGCCACGGGCGACTACCCCGACGAGATCCGCGAGCGCCTCGCCGAGCTGCTGTTCGGCGACGAAGGGCTGGCGCTCAACATCGCCCGCTACAACGTCGGCGGCGGCAACGCCCCCGACGTCACCGACTACCTGCGGGCCGGCGGCGCCGTCGAGGGCTGGTGGCAGGCGCCGGAGGGCACCACCCGCGAGGACACCGACTGGTGGCAGGCCGACAACCCCGACCACTGGAACGAGGACGCGGACGCCACCCAGCGCTGGTGGGTGGAGCGCATCAAGGACGACATCGACCACTGGGAGGCGTTCAGCAACTCCCCGCCCTGGTTCCAGACCGTCAGCGGCTACGTCTCGGGCGGCTTCAACGCCACCGACGAACAGCTGCGCCCGGACCGGGTGGACGACTTCGCCGCCTACCTGGTGGGGGCGGTGGACCGGCTGGAGGCCGCGCACGGCATCGAGTTCGCCACCATCGACCCGTTCAACGAGCCCAACACCAACTACTGGAGCACCCGGCTCGGCGCCGACGGCGAGCCCGTCGGCGGACGCCAGGAGGGCGCCCACATAGGGCCGCAGGCGCAGCAGGACGTCATCCGGGCGCTGGCCGCCCGGCTCGCTCAGCAGGGCACCGGCACCGACGCGGTGATCTCGGCCATGGACGAGACCAACCCCACCACGTTCGCCCGCAACTGGGAGAGCTACCCGGCCGAGGTGCGCGCGCTGGTCGAGCAGCTGAACGTGCACACCTACGGCACGGGCGGCCGCACCACGGTGCGCGACATCGCCAAGGGCGAGGACAAGCCGCTGTGGATGAGCGAGGTCGAGGGCGACTGGGGCAACGGCCAGGACTTCGAGGCGATGGCCCCGGGCCTCGGCCTGGCCGAGCGGATCACCAGCGACCTGCGGGAACTGGAGCCCACCGCCTGGGTGTTCTGGCAGCCGGTGGAGGACTACGACAACATGAAGCCGGGCGGTGAGTCCGAGCTCGGCGGCAACTGGGGCAGCATCCAGCTGCCGTTCGACTGCACGGCGGGCGACACGCTGGAGAGCTGCCCGATCTACACCAACCAGAAGTTCAACACCGCCCGGAACTTCACGCACTACATCAAGCCCGGCGACCACCTGATCGGGACCTCCGACACGGGGAGCGTCGCGGCGCTCTCCGCCGAAGGCGACGCCGCCACCGTGGTGCACACCAACCAGAGTGCGCAGGAGCGCACCGTCACCCTGGACCTGTCGAAGTTCAAGAAGACCGCCCGCGACGCCACCGTCACCCCGGTGGTGACCAGCGCGGACGGCGCACTGGTCACCGGCGACGCGGTGCGGGTACGGGACGGCCGCGCCGTGCTGACCGTGCCGGCCGAGTCGGTGACCACTTTCCTGATCGACGGGGTCTCGGGCGTCGCCAAGGACGCCGCGCTGGTCCAGCCGGGCCACACGTACCAGCTCACCGGGGTGCAGAGTGGCCGGGCGCTGACCGTGGCGGACGACGGCACCGGGGCCGTGATCAGCACGGCCGTGGCCGGCGACCGGGACCAGATCTGGACCCTGAGCCCGTACACCAAGGGCCACGACAACCGGCAGCAGTACACGCTCGGTACCCGCTCGGGCAACCAGCGGCTGGCGGTACGGGACGGGGCCGCGGTGCTGGAGAAGGACCGGGGCCGTCCCGACGAGGGGGCCCGCTGGATCCTGTCGACGACCGGCGACGGCACGTACACCCTGGTGAACGCGGCCACCGGCCGGCTGCTGGAGGTGGGCGGCCAGGCCACCCACGAGGGCGCGCCGGTCACGGTGTGGACACCCAACTCCGGTGCCAACCAGCGCTGGACGATCACCGACCTCAAGCGCTGA
- a CDS encoding beta-galactosidase, producing the protein MTRAPAPAAHRWPRLPGIGYGADYNPDQWPREVWDEDIALMREAGVNVVSLAIFSWARIQPTEDSWDFGWLDEIMDLLHAGGITVDLATATASPPPWLTAKHPEILPVTRTGETLSPGARQHWRPTSPVFREHALRLVDAMAKRYADHPALVAWHISNELGCHNLYDYSDDAARAFRAWLRGRYQSLDALNHAWGTAFWSQRYSDWEQILPPRLAASHPNPTQQLDFKRFSSDALKDYLRAERELLRGITPDIPITTNFMVMGETKGMNYADWAAEVDFVSNDHYILPSPQAQDELSFSANLTGNIAGGRPWFLMEHSTSAVNWQPVNRAKGAGELARDALLHVAHGADAVCYFQWRQSAAGAEKYHSGMVPHAGRDSEVFRSVTTLGQRLKDLAPLAGADRAPARAAILFDWESWWASEQDSHPTELLRYRAEALDWYSAFLALGVRADVVPTGTALAGYDLVVAPVLHVVPAPLAKELTDYVAGGGHLVTTYFSGIVDENDHAHLGGYPGPLRDLLGIRIEEFAPLLPGESVALDDGTTGTLWSDRIEITDEASVEVLASYRSGELAGRPALTRRTPATGNGSAAYVSTRLGHEQLPGVLARLLEAAGIEGELPAPARGKVELTVRAHQGHAYWFLINRTEEPVDLTGIDGELLTGETAPLPARGVAVLRRDLP; encoded by the coding sequence ATGACCCGCGCCCCCGCACCCGCCGCCCACCGCTGGCCGCGCCTGCCCGGCATCGGCTACGGCGCCGACTACAACCCCGACCAGTGGCCCCGTGAGGTCTGGGACGAGGACATCGCGCTCATGCGCGAGGCCGGCGTCAACGTCGTCTCCCTGGCGATCTTCTCCTGGGCCCGCATCCAGCCCACCGAGGACAGCTGGGACTTCGGCTGGCTCGACGAGATCATGGACCTGCTGCACGCCGGCGGCATCACCGTCGACCTGGCCACCGCCACCGCCTCCCCGCCGCCGTGGCTCACCGCCAAGCACCCCGAGATCCTCCCCGTCACCCGCACCGGCGAGACGCTGTCACCCGGCGCCCGCCAGCACTGGCGCCCCACCTCGCCCGTCTTCCGCGAGCACGCCCTGCGCCTGGTGGACGCCATGGCCAAGCGGTACGCCGACCACCCCGCCCTCGTCGCCTGGCACATCTCCAACGAACTGGGCTGCCACAACCTCTACGACTACTCCGACGACGCCGCCCGCGCCTTCCGCGCCTGGCTGCGCGGCCGCTACCAGAGCCTGGACGCCCTCAACCACGCCTGGGGCACCGCCTTCTGGTCCCAGCGCTACAGCGACTGGGAGCAGATCCTGCCGCCCCGGCTCGCCGCCTCGCACCCCAACCCCACCCAGCAGCTGGACTTCAAGCGCTTCTCCTCCGACGCGCTCAAGGACTACCTGCGCGCCGAACGCGAACTGCTGCGCGGCATCACCCCCGACATCCCCATCACCACCAACTTCATGGTCATGGGCGAGACCAAGGGCATGAACTACGCGGACTGGGCCGCCGAGGTCGACTTCGTCTCCAACGACCACTACATCCTGCCCTCCCCGCAGGCCCAGGACGAACTGTCCTTCTCCGCCAACCTCACCGGCAACATCGCCGGCGGCCGGCCCTGGTTCCTGATGGAACACTCCACCAGCGCCGTCAACTGGCAGCCCGTCAACCGAGCCAAGGGCGCCGGTGAACTGGCCCGCGACGCGCTGCTGCACGTCGCCCACGGCGCCGACGCCGTGTGCTACTTCCAGTGGCGGCAGTCCGCCGCCGGCGCCGAGAAGTACCACTCCGGCATGGTCCCGCACGCCGGCCGCGACAGCGAGGTCTTCCGCTCCGTCACCACCCTCGGACAGCGCCTGAAGGACCTCGCCCCGCTCGCCGGCGCCGACCGCGCCCCCGCCCGCGCCGCGATCCTCTTCGACTGGGAGTCGTGGTGGGCCAGCGAGCAGGACTCGCACCCCACCGAACTGCTGCGCTACCGGGCCGAAGCCCTCGACTGGTACTCGGCGTTCCTGGCGCTGGGGGTACGCGCCGACGTGGTGCCCACCGGCACCGCACTGGCCGGGTACGACCTGGTCGTGGCGCCCGTGCTGCACGTCGTACCGGCCCCGCTCGCCAAGGAGCTGACCGACTACGTGGCGGGCGGCGGCCACCTGGTCACCACCTACTTCTCCGGCATCGTCGACGAGAACGACCACGCCCACCTGGGCGGCTACCCGGGACCGCTGCGCGACCTGCTCGGCATCCGCATCGAGGAGTTCGCGCCGCTGCTGCCCGGCGAGAGCGTCGCGCTCGACGACGGCACCACCGGCACCCTGTGGAGCGACCGCATCGAGATCACCGACGAGGCGTCCGTGGAGGTCCTGGCCTCCTACCGCTCCGGTGAGCTGGCCGGCCGCCCCGCCCTCACCCGCCGCACCCCGGCCACCGGCAACGGCTCGGCCGCCTACGTCTCCACCCGGCTCGGCCACGAGCAGCTGCCCGGCGTGCTGGCCCGGCTGCTGGAGGCCGCCGGCATCGAGGGCGAACTGCCCGCGCCGGCCCGCGGCAAGGTCGAACTCACCGTACGGGCCCACCAGGGGCACGCGTACTGGTTCCTGATCAACCGCACCGAGGAGCCGGTCGACCTCACCGGCATCGACGGCGAACTCCTCACGGGGGAGACCGCCCCGCTGCCCGCCCGCGGCGTCGCCGTCCTGCGCCGCGACCTCCCCTGA
- a CDS encoding ArsR/SmtB family transcription factor, producing the protein MTERRPATDAEAKALASALRLRILRICVRKPHTNKEISAILGRDPASVLHHTRTLVRTGFLEAQEERRGARGAREIPYLTTYKSWHLEAPALDRSMLDAFLEELALVPEAQAEGTRMALRLPPPQMEEFRTRLKDLLDEFAARPDDPAAPAWSLFMVLHSDPNRP; encoded by the coding sequence ATGACCGAACGCCGGCCGGCGACCGACGCGGAGGCGAAGGCACTCGCCTCCGCCCTCCGCCTGCGCATCCTGCGCATCTGCGTGCGGAAGCCGCACACGAACAAGGAGATCTCGGCGATCCTCGGCCGCGACCCGGCCAGCGTGCTGCACCACACCAGAACGCTGGTCCGCACCGGATTCCTGGAGGCGCAGGAAGAACGGCGCGGCGCGCGCGGCGCACGAGAGATCCCGTATCTGACGACGTACAAGAGCTGGCACCTCGAAGCGCCCGCGCTGGACCGGTCGATGCTCGACGCGTTCCTGGAGGAACTCGCCCTCGTCCCCGAGGCCCAGGCCGAGGGCACCAGGATGGCGCTGCGCCTGCCACCGCCGCAGATGGAGGAGTTCCGCACCCGGCTCAAGGATCTGCTGGACGAGTTCGCCGCCCGCCCGGACGACCCGGCCGCGCCGGCCTGGTCGCTCTTCATGGTGCTGCACTCCGACCCGAACCGGCCCTGA
- a CDS encoding class I SAM-dependent methyltransferase, which translates to MASWVSPVEAPPGPGEKVNDYDSFAEAYAAGNETSLLNAYYARPAIVDLAGDVAGRRILDAGCGAGPVAADLRERGAVVAGFDSSAGMLELARRRLGEGVVLERAELGGPLPFADAEFDDVVASLVLHYLEDWTTALAELRRVLKPGGRLIGSVHHPFVQHVTAPPGTDYFAIRSTSQWWELDGTKHLMTFWDRPLHAITDAFTAAGFRIEVLSEPAPGPGTRERFPEVFEQKESGRFLCFLFFVLTKA; encoded by the coding sequence ATGGCGTCCTGGGTCAGTCCTGTCGAGGCCCCTCCGGGGCCCGGGGAGAAGGTGAACGACTACGACAGTTTCGCCGAGGCGTACGCGGCCGGGAACGAGACCAGCCTCCTCAACGCCTACTATGCGCGCCCCGCGATCGTGGACCTGGCCGGCGACGTGGCGGGCCGCCGGATCCTCGACGCCGGCTGCGGCGCCGGCCCCGTGGCCGCGGATCTGCGCGAGCGGGGCGCCGTCGTCGCCGGCTTCGACTCCAGCGCCGGGATGCTGGAGCTGGCCAGGCGGCGGCTGGGCGAGGGCGTGGTCCTGGAACGCGCCGAACTGGGCGGCCCGCTGCCCTTCGCCGACGCCGAGTTCGACGACGTCGTCGCTTCCCTCGTCCTGCACTACCTGGAGGACTGGACGACGGCCCTGGCCGAACTGCGGCGCGTGCTGAAGCCGGGCGGGCGCCTCATCGGGTCCGTCCACCACCCCTTCGTCCAGCATGTGACGGCACCGCCCGGAACCGACTACTTCGCGATCCGCTCCACCTCCCAGTGGTGGGAACTCGACGGCACCAAGCACCTGATGACCTTCTGGGACCGGCCGTTGCACGCGATCACCGACGCGTTCACCGCGGCCGGCTTCCGGATCGAGGTCCTCAGCGAACCGGCCCCGGGACCCGGCACCCGCGAACGGTTCCCCGAAGTCTTCGAACAGAAGGAGTCGGGCAGGTTCCTGTGCTTCCTGTTCTTCGTCCTCACCAAGGCGTGA
- a CDS encoding flavin monoamine oxidase family protein, protein MKRERGTTDTDVAVIGAGLAGLVAATELTAAGHDVRVVEARSRVGGRLAGLRLGGVNVELGGTFIGPAQQRVTALARRLGVSTTPTYDSGRHVLLRRGQLRSYTGTIPRLPPLALLDLDRVMRHFERLARSVPLGEPWRAPRADRLDAHTLGSWLRAVRASATTRAMLALVARTTWGCEPGEVSLLHALHYVRGCGGLRPMLDVSGGAQQEHFTTGAHTLAERLADTLGDRLLLDAPVTEVAWERSGDGAVLRLADGRGALRARRVIVAVPPALRHAITFSPPLPPPYAQLAQRWPQGVLGKAYGVYERPFWRDAGRSGQALSDSGPVFITFDVSPAPQGPGVLLGFIGGDYARAFDALPTEGRRRAALASFGALFGPRATRPLAYADHSWGGERFSGGGPTAAVPPGAWSAYGPWLARPVGPLHWAGTETADRWSGFMEGAVRSGERAAAEVRRERAEPARTL, encoded by the coding sequence ATGAAGCGGGAGCGAGGGACCACGGACACCGACGTGGCCGTCATCGGGGCCGGCCTCGCCGGTCTGGTGGCCGCCACCGAACTGACGGCGGCCGGCCACGACGTACGGGTCGTCGAGGCCAGGTCCCGGGTCGGCGGCCGGCTCGCCGGACTGCGGCTGGGCGGGGTGAACGTCGAACTGGGCGGCACCTTCATCGGCCCGGCACAACAGCGGGTGACCGCCCTCGCCCGCCGACTGGGCGTCAGCACCACGCCCACGTACGACAGCGGCCGTCATGTGCTGCTGCGACGCGGGCAGTTGCGCTCCTACACCGGCACCATCCCCCGGCTGCCGCCCCTCGCGCTGCTCGATCTCGACCGGGTGATGCGGCACTTCGAGCGGCTGGCGCGTAGCGTGCCACTCGGCGAGCCGTGGCGCGCGCCGCGCGCGGACCGGCTGGACGCGCATACCCTCGGCTCCTGGCTGCGGGCCGTGCGCGCCAGCGCGACCACCCGCGCGATGCTCGCCCTGGTGGCCCGCACCACCTGGGGCTGCGAGCCGGGCGAGGTCTCCCTGCTGCACGCCCTGCACTACGTGCGCGGCTGCGGCGGCCTGCGGCCGATGCTGGACGTGTCCGGCGGCGCACAACAGGAACACTTCACCACCGGCGCGCACACCCTCGCCGAGCGGCTGGCGGACACCCTGGGCGACCGGCTGCTGCTGGACGCGCCGGTCACCGAAGTGGCCTGGGAGAGGAGCGGGGACGGCGCGGTGCTGCGCCTCGCGGACGGCCGTGGCGCGCTCCGCGCCCGCCGGGTGATCGTCGCCGTCCCGCCGGCCCTGCGGCACGCCATCACGTTCAGCCCGCCGTTGCCGCCGCCGTACGCGCAACTCGCCCAGCGCTGGCCGCAGGGCGTGCTCGGCAAGGCGTACGGGGTGTACGAGAGGCCGTTCTGGCGGGACGCCGGCCGCTCCGGGCAGGCGCTGTCGGACAGCGGCCCGGTGTTCATCACCTTCGACGTGAGCCCGGCGCCGCAGGGGCCCGGGGTGCTGCTCGGCTTCATCGGCGGCGACTACGCGCGGGCCTTCGACGCGCTGCCCACCGAGGGCCGGCGGCGGGCCGCCCTGGCCTCCTTCGGCGCGCTGTTCGGTCCGCGCGCCACCCGGCCGCTCGCGTACGCCGATCACTCCTGGGGCGGTGAGCGGTTCAGCGGCGGCGGACCCACCGCCGCCGTACCGCCCGGCGCCTGGAGCGCGTACGGGCCGTGGCTGGCCCGCCCGGTGGGCCCACTGCACTGGGCCGGCACGGAGACGGCGGATCGCTGGTCGGGTTTCATGGAGGGCGCGGTCCGCTCGGGCGAACGCGCGGCGGCCGAGGTACGGCGGGAACGGGCAGAGCCGGCGCGGACACTGTGA